From the Candida dubliniensis CD36 chromosome 2, complete sequence genome, the window atattggAGGAAGTTAGtgtattgtattgttttgtattattattatttattatttttcttttggtgggcttttttccaaaagttttttttttttttttcttactGTGTGTTCTcagaaagaaaagttttTGGCCAATATTACACACACCATACATATATGCCTCTCAACAGATAAGAGActattcattcatttatCACCACTCTCTGGCAACCAACCAAACCAACTTACCACACTGACCGCTCATCTAACCTTTATTTCTATAACAATATTTCCTTCATTGAGTATGTGATTTGGTGAGTGTTTGTGAAGATTTTCTTCCTTGTATAAAGCTTGTTTTGCTTTTAGATTTACGTATTACCATTTCCTCTCTTCTCCTCTCCTCTTCTCTCCCTCTGTGTTTGTCATTGtcaaaatatcaaacaTAATTTACACAACTATCAGCTCAtatatttctatttctatACTAATAAATTACACATATATCAACTttatactaataataataaaaaaagaacaaaacaaagaaaggaaagaaagatggataaaaaaaaaaaaatagatgatgatttgaagaaaaaaaaaaaaaaaaaactcgAGTCCAAATGTGTAGgggtgtgtgtgtatgtggATGGAAACCATTTgatgatataattgaaacagttaaatatcaaaatcaaaatcaaaatcaaatgaaacaaaaaaataaagcaaaaaaaatagaataaaataaaataaaataaaatatagCAGTTTCACAACCAAAATTTGGGGGAACTCAATGAATAATGCACAAAATGGGAGGAGGAATATGAAGGGGAAAACTCTATTGAATGAATGGTTTAATTAttgtaaattaaattaagtTGATGATGCTGTGAAGGAATACAAATGAGAAAAAGATATTCAAAGAGATGATTTCGTCATTTTTAAAGATCAAATCTTCCATtaacaaattcatcatccaTATGTTGATCATCGTTATCAACTTccatttcatcatcattatcatcttcttcttcaatttgttcAGCAAGGACTTCTTCATCAGGAGGCAAATTAGGATCTCCTGGTATAAATGAACCTGGAGGTCTAAATGCAAATGCATTAGCTCTATATGATCTAGCAGCAAAATGATCATCCATAGTTGAATCATCAACATAAGTAAATCCTTTAAAATTTGCTTGAATTCCTGGTGATAATGGAGTTGTTGCCATTtccatttgttttttcaatgCTGAAGTATTTTCTGATGTAAATTCAGTATCAAAATTAGAAATATCGGTTTCTGAAATTATATGAGGTTTAAATGGTGGAGGAATATTTTTAGCTCTTAATAGATCCCAATCTATATCAGCGAAAAATGGATGAGCTTTTAATTCTCTGGCATCATCAGTGGCTCCTAATCTATGTTTAGGATTTCTATTTAATAATCCTTTCACAAACGATCTACCTTCAGGACTTAATATATCTTTAGGAAATCTTACTTTACCAAAGGCAATATTTTTATACATTTGTTGAGTATTTTCTGCATGGAAAGGAGACCAACCACAAGTcatttcaaatattaatacCCCTAATGACCAAAAATCAACCATTTTAGTATATCCCTGTTCATCTAATAATACTTCTGGAGCCAAATATTCCGTGGTTCCACAAAAAGTATTGGTAGTACCATCCATATTTAAATCAGCTTTTGATAATCCAAAATCACATAATGCAATATGACCATTAGcatctaataatatattttctGGTTTTAAATCACgataaacaatatcattatcatgTAAATGTTCTAATGCAAGAATTAATTCTGCTGTATAAAATTTTGATCTATCTTCATTAAATCTACcttctttttgtaaatGGAAAAATAATTCACCTCCTGACATAAAATCAGTcaccaaaaataaatctgATGGAGTttggaaagaaaattttaatcCCACAAtaaatggtgatgatgCTGCTGAAGTTCGAACTAAAATATTCCGTTCCCCTATAGTATGAGcaatttccttttttttaacaatgACTTTTTTCGATAAAATTTTCATAGCATAAATTCTATTAGTATCTTTTTTACGAACTTGAAATACTTGTCCAAATGTCCCTTTACCTAATAATCttaaaaaatggaaatcaTCAGGTCCATATGATcgtttgattttattatcaaataaagTATATTCccatttaattttaatataaCCTGAAGAAACCGTTTCACCAGTTATTCTTGCACCTAATTGTAACCATTCactttcatttttattatttttatcaatggAAGGAGATATTCTTACATGACCTAAAAATGCATCATCTCGTGCCCCATCATAAACAGAAATATCTAATTCAGATTTCAGTCCCACAACATCAAATATAGTATCATGATTCCAAATCGGGTTTGAAGAATCATTAggtaaattcaaatgaGGTGTAGATAATTGTCTTTGATACATTGAAGGTCTTTGACCAAATAGATTACCACCACTATTTTTCATAGGTAATGCCTTTGGTGAAGGTCCATGATTGGAATTATACATGTTTCTTGGTCCATTAGTATGTCCTTGgctattattattagtactgttattattattactattattatgacCAAATGATGACACTGGTGATTTCCCATACGAATCAGGAGCATTAGTAACAAATTCTGAACTTTCAAAACTACACACCACATAAGGCTGAGTGGCAAAAATGTCTTTGGCTTCTAATATCGTGACTTTTAATTTGCCTTTAATTGGTGAGTCTCTAGATGTAGGACTAAGTTTATTACCagttttatcaattgtgATGATGTTTGCATCTTGATCTTGTGATGGTTCCCATTGGTTGCCATATggttgttgtaattgttgGATATTTGAGGAATATTGATATGGTGCagaatattgttgttgctgttgttgttgttgttgtgattgtgattgttgttgttgttgttgtgattgCTGTGGGTTGTAGGTATTATTCTTGAATGTCTGGTTCAAATATGCTTCAGAGTAATTATTGCTTGTTGTGCTTGTTGTTCCATAAACCGATGAATGGTTGGCAACAGCAGTGGTTGGTGCTGCACTCACTAGTGTTTTCggaaaaaatttgtttgtccctggttgttgttgttgttgttgtggaaGATGTTGTGATTGTTCAGACATGTGCGGCGGTTGATAATGGTGAGaatgttgctgttgttgttgttgttgttcttgagATAAGTGAGATTGATGATATTCTTCTATGTTTGAGCTTTGCTGTACTTGAGATGAATGAGAACTTGGTGGTGGAGTGGGAGATtgtgatgttgatgatgatgattcctttttataattaccaaaaccaaacaatGATTTTGCAAAATCTACCATTAAAGATTGTAAGGATGTTAtcgaagaagaaaaacGAATTGTATATGTGGATTCTATAAActgaatttgttgaaaatatattaaacTAATTGgataattaattatatatatcacTGAAATGCAAATGAAaattaaaatgaaaaaaagaaagaaaaataaattgcatatataaaaaaaccCTCTTTCCCTTCAATTCCTTTTCAATCTTGATGATggattgatgatgattaatccaaactttttttttctttttttttttttttttccttccttcaatttcccttttttttttatcttctgtcacacacacacacacatacacacacacaaatCACAGATATACACGCACGCACTATTAAtttttagttgttgttattgtatttactattttttttgtctgtcatttttttctttctttctttttttcgAGTTTGCGGTATTATCGTAGATTTATTGTTCATCACTATccatcatcaccaccactaagtactattgtttattgtattggttgttgttacaTTGATGCTATGTATCATTAGTTTTGCCATTCATTGCAACAACTAATGGTGTCAATTTGTACTCTACTTTCATCAAACAAGACTACTAAGATAGAGATATTTATTCTATGAGTCAAGACGATTActtaatcaataattaacAACAGTGCTGCTGTTGTAATAACAAGCAAACAACCAAGGAGTTTTGGGACTaaaattgtaaatcaaCCCCAATTTGGATCTCTACCCTAATCTAATCTAATCTGATGGTCTTTCCTAGAAGTTAAGTAATACTTCAAGCAAAACGGATAGTAACGAAAACACTTGATATTGGTATACACTAAGACCGACACTTTTTATACAAGTGAACAGTAACAAAAAAGGGCTTCATAGTAATGGTGATGAATATAAACAAGATTCAAGATCGACACAAAAGCAAGTGCAATTATTTTTTCGTGTCCACTATCCATCCAACCATtcattcatcatcattaaagATGAGGAAAATTACTTACGCTTACAATGACGCAAATTATTTCCTTTTTCGCAAAATTATCATTCCTCTGCATTCATACGTTGGTTGGTTGATGGGTTTCAGGTTATTGGCCCTGGCGATCTTCTCTTCACAAACAGTATATTCATGCAGAACAATTTTCGTTTAACTAGATTTGCTGTATCCATAGGAATTATTCTGTAAAAGGGTTTATTTTCTGCAATagaattaatgaaaaaatagAGGTCattataataacaacaaccaacatTGTAagttaaacaatttttttttttttttcatatcaatatcaaatatacTGGTctacttttcttttctgtaCCGGCTACTTTAGTCAGCCCTCAGTTTGATGACATTGAAATGAAACTAGATTTGCCGACTTTTTATTCATCTAAAATTATTCtaaaattttgttttgtcattgtgtgtttttttttttgtaattccaaaaaaacaaaaaaaaaaaaactttagACTTAACGAAGAATAACGACTAAGGAACAAAAGATGTGGAGAGAGGAGAAGATGAGGAATAATTATTGAACCTTTTAATTAAACTTGTTATGTTTTTCCGTACCCTTCATTTTCTGGGTAGGAACTGTGCCAAGTGAAGTTGgaaacaatttgatttgttgataaCAGGATACTACACAGAAATAAAAACTAAAGGAAACATCGACCTTGACAAATAAAAGTCCTAAATTATAGACAATGGTAACCAGCCAGTTGGACACACCAGACTCTCAACCAATCGGtgtctttttgttttgttttcttctgttttcttctgttttttgtatttggaTGGTTTGTATTTGTGTTTGTGTTCCAAAgcgttttcttttttaactagattgaaaatttatGTCTGCAGATATGGTTAGGTAAAGTTTGTGTAACTAAGATTGTAAGTTTTCTCTTATCATGACGTTATTAGACCACTCATCCCGATTCTAAAACAAATAGTGACcaaaattttgtaaattggATGCGGCTTCCTAATTTCCTAATTCGgaacaataaaatttttttttacctttatttttttttttttgctaaggtttttacaaatttttaattaaattattcatGACTTTAGCATTAAAACTTTTCTTACCACcaacaaaaccaaactTTGTACCAACTGGGCCCAATTCTTCAGGCGATTCTCGCACCAATTCTGGTATCaccgtttttttttttccaaatccAAAAGTTGAATTACTATGAAATATAATTACAAGTATTGTATATCGACAATAAAATAAGCAACATTCCAATATTTCTATTACCATCTTCTTTGCTTTGCCGTTTTAGGATTATTTGGAAGATTCTTCCTCATATTGGAGGTGAATTCTCTAAATTGATTACCTAAgtttaataatatcttGTCAGTATAATTTTCACTAGCATACCCCATGACATTTTTGATCATTTCAATAGCTTCCAATCCATGTTTTTGAAACTCTTCTACTGTAATTGCCGGATAGAATTCCTCTGGTTCATTAATATCAGGAAGATCTGCCTCAACAACTGGTTGACTGAATGGAATGACTTGTGAATCTGTACTAACTGACGCATAATTGTAATTCAGTGATGTAACTGGAAATGAATACTTTTGTGTCTTTGATAAATCAGCCTCGTATTCTTGACtagttttaaaatttgttgtGACAAACTTATTTTGATAGTTGGATACCTCATTGTTAATCTCTATAGCCTGTGTAACCTTCTGCAGTTTATTAATAGTTTCTGTAGCTTcagcttttcttttcttggATATTCCTTTAATGGGGTGCACAGATATATATCTTGAGGCTATGTAAACATGTGTGCAAATCTTAATTGGATGATAGTTTTTGCAGTTACATGAAAAAGTATTCCCATTCTTTTGGACTTTATAAAATACGTCTTTTTGTGTGGATGATTGCACTAATATTTTTTGAACCTTTGATTTCCACTCTCTTTTCAATGTCTTCCATTGTTAAAGTATCAACTATATCTTTATTCTCTTTACTGGGTTGTGTAAGATCTGGTTTGTTAGTGTGTCCATCGCACGTATCATCCTTATTCTTATAGTATGGTAGAACTTTATAGAAATAGGTGTAAATTACGTTATCAGCCCTTTCCATCCCTGATTCGTTCAAGATTCTCTCGTTTAACACAGAATGCCAAAACTCAATAAGACTATTGGTAAAATCAATTCCACGCTGGTTGACTGAATACCCTTTCAACCAGCATTCTTTCCTACTCAACTAATACTGGATGTATGTAATATAATATGGATATTCTAAGAATGCTGCAGTGTAGTCATCGATTCTTTGATTGGCCTCTTCTTCACTTTTTGAAGatattattagataaaaACCCTCAGCAGCGAGTTCCCCCACTTTGTTAATATCATCTGGTGTTTTCGGGGAAGCTTTTGGTATTTCAATCTTAACATCTTTATTGTTAGCATCTTCAATTTGACCGTcgatttcaaaattgttaTATGCaagaaaattttcaatGTCACGAATTTCGTCAATATGTTTTTCAACACTTAAATCGTCATTGGGATTATGTAGTAAGCTCTCTATTGGGTTATTTTCTAATCCACCTCTAGTCTGGCTTTCTATTGAGTCCAAAAATGCACAAAATTCTTCGTCAGAGAAAACAGGAGTGTCTTGATACAGCATATCGTTACATCCTTGAAGATCTCCTCTTTTTTCCACTACATCTGGAGTGATTATACCCTTCTTGAGCaacatttcaaaattattagtaCTACTTTTCAATGAGATATGATCATTTATTTTCCTTTTAAGTGCTCTGTTCAAATGAAAGAAACAATACAAAATTTCATGGTCTTTTTCATTAGGGAAAACTGCCCGAATGGCTTTTCTTTCAATGTCCGAACAATCGATACAAATTAAGGAGGGTTTAAATTCGTGCTtagttttcaaatcttgAAGTAATAAATAAAGTGGATAAGAACCTTGAGTGTTCGTTAAAAGCCACGCGGCTGGAACCCCTTGACCTGTTTGGGGATCAAAGACCACGATTGTGTAAAGAAATACATTCTCTTTGACAGTACCAACTTTGTAACCTTTCGCAACGTTATGCGTTGCATCCATAAAAACCGTGTCtccatatttttttcaacttggTTAGCATGTAATTAGTTGAAAAAGCAAACCCCCAGG encodes:
- a CDS encoding serine/threonine-protein kinase, putative (Similar to S. cerevisiae SCH9;~In S. cerevisiae: protein kinase that regulates signal transduction activity and G1 progression, controls cAPK activity, required for nitrogen activation of the FGM pathway, involved in life span regulation, homologous to mammalian Akt/PKB.;~In C. albicans: protein required for chlamydospore formation and for embedded hyphal growth, not essential for viability; similar to S. cerevisiae Sch9p, which is a protein kinase involved in growth control.); translation: MVDFAKSLFGFGNYKKESSSSTSQSPTPPPSSHSSQVQQSSNIEEYHQSHLSQEQQQQQQQHSHHYQPPHMSEQSQHLPQQQQQQPGTNKFFPKTLVSAAPTTAVANHSSVYGTTSTTSNNYSEAYLNQTFKNNTYNPQQSQQQQQQSQSQQQQQQQQQYSAPYQYSSNIQQLQQPYGNQWEPSQDQDANIITIDKTGNKLSPTSRDSPIKGKLKVTILEAKDIFATQPYVVCSFESSEFVTNAPDSYGKSPVSSFGHNNSNNNNSTNNNSQGHTNGPRNMYNSNHGPSPKALPMKNSGGNLFGQRPSMYQRQLSTPHLNLPNDSSNPIWNHDTIFDVVGSKSELDISVYDGARDDAFLGHVRISPSIDKNNKNESEWLQLGARITGETVSSGYIKIKWEYTLFDNKIKRSYGPDDFHFLRLLGKGTFGQVFQVRKKDTNRIYAMKILSKKVIVKKKEIAHTIGERNILVRTSAASSPFIVGLKFSFQTPSDLFLVTDFMSGGELFFHLQKEGRFNEDRSKFYTAELILALEHLHDNDIVYRDLKPENILLDANGHIALCDFGLSKADLNMDGTTNTFCGTTEYLAPEVLLDEQGYTKMVDFWSLGVLIFEMTCGWSPFHAENTQQMYKNIAFGKVRFPKDILSPEGRSFVKGLLNRNPKHRLGATDDARELKAHPFFADIDWDLLRAKNIPPPFKPHIISETDISNFDTEFTSENTSALKKQMEMATTPLSPGIQANFKGFTYVDDSTMDDHFAARSYRANAFAFRPPGSFIPGDPNLPPDEEVLAEQIEEEDDNDDEMEVDNDDQHMDDEFVNGRFDL